The following is a genomic window from Methylomarinum vadi.
TTCTGCAAAGCCATCTATTTGGCGATCTGTTCACCCGCGGCATTCTGGATGATCAGAGCCGGGAAATTGCCACGCTCTCTGCACTGGCAAGCATCGATGGCGTTGATTCTCAGCTCAAGGCACACGTCGGAATCGCATCCAACGTTGGGCTCACGCAGAACGAGCTAACGGCGCTGGTGACAGTGCTGAAAGAGACGGTGGGGAAACAGGAAGGAGGTCGAGCCGAACAGGCGCTCATGGCAGTTCTATCCAACCGAAGTAAAAATCCATAATGCAATATATAACGCTATCACTATTCAAGCAGAAAAATTTACTCCATAAGAATAAACTGATTGCGGTGAGAATACGGACTTCGACGGGCGAGCGAGCCTCGTCCTCTTGTTTTCACCTAATCAAAGGTTCAACTGCGTTTAGGTGGCCGATTTGGCTACGGTTTCCTTCAGACCCCGCATTGGCTCGGCATTATCGTCAACCCCCTTGGAAGCAGTACCAAGTTTCTTGGGAGGGACACCCTTGCCTTTGTATACATCTTAGCTTCTCACAGTGCATTGGCTGAACTTTCATCACCTATCTGCCATGCCAGCGCACCGCACTAGTTGGTTCACTCGCCATTGAATCTAGGTGTTGAATGGCGGCTCATCGAACCACTGCCGACATTGAACGCAAATCTTCGAATATCAAATAGGGGTTACACTTTCAATTTTGACAGATCAAATTCTGCCAGTTGGGGACTGCCACGTTGGTAAACACTAGTGACAGCAGTTGATTCGTGAGTTGCCTATTAGTTACCGCTATAGATGCTTGATTGTAAGACGTGGTAGCGTTTTCACAAAAAATATATGCTATTTGACTTCGAATATTCGTCGATCTTCAGGAATAGGTTATTACACGCAATACGAGATCAGTCCCAGTGAGATTTACTTTCCATTGTTACCAACAATCGCCTCTTTTTGCTTTTCTATCCATCGTTCTGAATGCCAGTTGCGCAAGGCTCACAGGTAATACCGTGGAATTGTGATGTCCCAGTTCCGGGAAAAAACCCGTTTTTCTCCCTCCCAGGCATCCAGCTCCGCCCAGATGTAAAAATTGTCGGCGTCTGCGGTCAATATCGTATGGGTAGTTGTCTCTACCTGCCAGTCGCCGCGACGGAAAACGCGTTTTGTTTTCGTCTCGCCTTTCGGTGAAGTGAAGTCATCGTCCTGATAGGTATACCAATTACGCGTTGAATTGATGATCTCGAGATCGATTTCACTGATGAAAATACGTCCCTGATCCTGAATGACTTCGAGTATCGAACGATCGTCGGCCAGGTCGCGATGCACCAACCAGTTATGATTTGGCGGCTCCAGGTGGGTCATTTCTAGTGGTCGTCCCCCTTCCGGCTGCTCAAATGCAATTGTCTCGTCAATCTCGCTGCACGGCCTAACCGGCAGTCGAAGAGCAGAATCCGCCGGCTTGATGGTCAATCGCACGGGTTCCGGTGAAGGCCATGCCAGGGCCCAATAGGAGGTGGAAACGCTCACCCGGAGGCGGTGCCCCTTGGGGAAAACCTGGGCAATGTGATTCAGCGGTACGGTTACCGGAATAAATTCGCCGGGGGTCAGAGCCTGCGGCCGATCACTTCCGCAGTGGTGGTTGAGGTTGAACAGACCATAGGTGACCCTGGTGATCTTGTCGTCGGGTGCGACGTCACAAAGCCGCACCGCCACCATCGCAACGGCCCTGTTGCTGGACACCCGTAGTTCCAATTCCGGCGCGCCAAGAATCTCAAGATCCTCGGTGAGTGTCCCGCTTTCAAAAACCAACGCACCGCCGTCTTCCTCCCGCTGATCGTGGGGCAGGTCCGGCGCGGCGGTGTAGGAACACCATTTGCCGGCAAAGAGACCGACGCTCAAGGGTGACTGAATTGACAATTCTCCACCGGCATCTGCCGGTCGGCTCTCATCTTCCCGCAGTAATCGCCAGGGAGCCAACCGAAATTCGCGGGTTTCTATGCGTGCTGAAGGCCACTCCTGCTCCCCGACCCAACGTCCGGGCCGCTCGTGATAATAGCAGGTCGGCGGTACACTATCCTGCATCCAGGCCCGCAGAATCGGCTCCGCCATGATGCCGTTATCACATCCTTTCAGCCAATGGTCAAACCAGCGCAGGCTCTCCTGCAAAAAACCGATGGCCGGACCGGGAATTCCCTGGTGGGGATATTTGTGACCCCAAGGACCGATCAGTCCCTGTCGCGGCACCTCCAGGTGTTCCAGCAGGCGGAATATTGCGTTGGTATATCCATCCGCCCAACCTCCCACAGCCATCACTGGGCAGCGGATGGCACCGTAATTCTCACACACGGAGCCGTGCCGCCAGTACCCATCCCTGGACTGATGCCGAAGCCAGGTCTCCAGCCACAGGCCGCTGCCATCCAACCGTTCCAGCCACATGTCTCGCCACCGCTCGCCGACAATCTCCGGATCCGGAGGACAACTGTTGACGGAAAACATGGTAGTGGATTCGGAGAGGTTGTCCGTCAGTAGACAGCCGCCCATGTAGTGCATATTGTCGGCATAGAGATCGTCGGTGGAGCAGGCCGTCACAATTGCTTTGAGCTCTTCGGGCCGACGCGAGGCTATCTGCAGTGCATTGAATCCACCCCATGAGATACCCATCATCCCAACGTTACCGTCACACCAGGGTTGCCGGGCCAGCCATTCGATGACCGCGACACCGTCGCTAAGCTCCTGCTCCCGATACTGGTCCAGCATGACACCGTCGGAATCGCCGCTGCCCCGCAGATCGACACGAATGCAGGCGTAGCCGTGGCCGGCCAGGTATTGATGGTTAACGGCATCCCGGGCCCGGGTCATATCTCGTTTTCGATAGGGAATATATTCGAAGATGGCGGGCACGGGGCTCTGCTCGGCTTCAGACGGAAGCCATAGCCGGGCTGCCAGCCGTCCACCATCCGCCAAGGGTATCCAAAGGTTCTCGATAATATCAACCCGATAGGGTAGATCGGAAGGTTCGCACTGTCGCATAGCTATTCTTTCCTGCTTCCTTCCACCGCGCGAATCTCAAAGGACAGTAACCCCTCCGCCTGGTGGTATTTTGTCAACATCTCATGGTCGGTTTGTCCAGCCACCTCAATTTCCGCCAGCACGTAGCTGTAGGCGTCTTGGTCTACCAGAGAAGAGAGATACTGCCCCTTATTTACTTTTACCCGTACATCGGTGTCCGGCTGCAATGTTTTCAACTGGTCCAGTTCCTCATCGAGCGGCACCCGGATCACGACGCCATCCTCCTGGCTGTAATACCGCCGCAGGAATTTTGCCGCGTGCTTATAGGGACCTTTTCCGTGCTGAAAATGAGGCTGATCGCCAAGGGCTACGTGAACGGCAATCTCGTGGTTCGACATTCCATCAACTTTTTCGAATTGATAGCAGTGGGATTGGGAGATCCGTGGATTGATTTCGATGATCCACAACTTATCGGTTGCCTTATCCCAGAAAAACTCCATGTTGAAACAGCCATTGTCAAAACCTATCTGCAGCAACACTTTCTCAGCCACTTCGAGCGCCCTTTGTTGAATAGCGTGGGGAGCCTGCGAGGGGTATTCATAGCGCAGGAAACTCTTGTGATTGTGGTCGCGCACCATATCTACCATGCCGTGTGCGTGAAACCGTCCTCGCTGAACGCTGCCTTCAGGCGCAATTTCGAGACCGTGGATCAATTCTTCGGCGATCATACAGTTACCATCGATCCCTGCCACTTCGGGAGGAAGATCGACCCTCATGAGGAGGGTATTGAACGGATCGCCGATACGCCGAATCTTTTGGCGAACAATCTTTAACGCCCGCTCCAGATCACGGGGCCCGTTAATACGGAAGCCCAGCATCGAGCCGTAGCCCTTGATCGGCTTTATCCAGAAAGGGTAATCCAGCGTGACGCTGGCCACCGCGCTTTCATCAAACGGGTTTAGGGCACAAAAAGCCGGTGTGTTTTCCGGCACAATTTTTTGTTGCTCAATTCGGCTCCAGTATTTGTGGGAGCACTTGAGAACAGCATGGAGGGAGGGAGAGGGAAGCCCCCATTCCTCGCAAAGTACCGCCGTCATGGAGGTGGCCGGAAAATCCCAGTGACAGACAATGGCGTCCACAGACCCGCTGAACGAACGCAAAA
Proteins encoded in this region:
- a CDS encoding ATP-grasp domain-containing protein, with product MEKLQKRNIFVLGYDERHAPDLLQISDADRFDFHPLLRSDEVVYQHNYVIDKKLDKARRILRSFSGSVDAIVCHWDFPATSMTAVLCEEWGLPSPSLHAVLKCSHKYWSRIEQQKIVPENTPAFCALNPFDESAVASVTLDYPFWIKPIKGYGSMLGFRINGPRDLERALKIVRQKIRRIGDPFNTLLMRVDLPPEVAGIDGNCMIAEELIHGLEIAPEGSVQRGRFHAHGMVDMVRDHNHKSFLRYEYPSQAPHAIQQRALEVAEKVLLQIGFDNGCFNMEFFWDKATDKLWIIEINPRISQSHCYQFEKVDGMSNHEIAVHVALGDQPHFQHGKGPYKHAAKFLRRYYSQEDGVVIRVPLDEELDQLKTLQPDTDVRVKVNKGQYLSSLVDQDAYSYVLAEIEVAGQTDHEMLTKYHQAEGLLSFEIRAVEGSRKE
- a CDS encoding CocE/NonD family hydrolase, producing the protein MRQCEPSDLPYRVDIIENLWIPLADGGRLAARLWLPSEAEQSPVPAIFEYIPYRKRDMTRARDAVNHQYLAGHGYACIRVDLRGSGDSDGVMLDQYREQELSDGVAVIEWLARQPWCDGNVGMMGISWGGFNALQIASRRPEELKAIVTACSTDDLYADNMHYMGGCLLTDNLSESTTMFSVNSCPPDPEIVGERWRDMWLERLDGSGLWLETWLRHQSRDGYWRHGSVCENYGAIRCPVMAVGGWADGYTNAIFRLLEHLEVPRQGLIGPWGHKYPHQGIPGPAIGFLQESLRWFDHWLKGCDNGIMAEPILRAWMQDSVPPTCYYHERPGRWVGEQEWPSARIETREFRLAPWRLLREDESRPADAGGELSIQSPLSVGLFAGKWCSYTAAPDLPHDQREEDGGALVFESGTLTEDLEILGAPELELRVSSNRAVAMVAVRLCDVAPDDKITRVTYGLFNLNHHCGSDRPQALTPGEFIPVTVPLNHIAQVFPKGHRLRVSVSTSYWALAWPSPEPVRLTIKPADSALRLPVRPCSEIDETIAFEQPEGGRPLEMTHLEPPNHNWLVHRDLADDRSILEVIQDQGRIFISEIDLEIINSTRNWYTYQDDDFTSPKGETKTKRVFRRGDWQVETTTHTILTADADNFYIWAELDAWEGEKRVFSRNWDITIPRYYL